One part of the Phoenix dactylifera cultivar Barhee BC4 chromosome 4, palm_55x_up_171113_PBpolish2nd_filt_p, whole genome shotgun sequence genome encodes these proteins:
- the LOC103695809 gene encoding glutamate formimidoyltransferase-like isoform X2 — protein MKMEPKDTKLICVKLYISESRNSSALDMIEQASKIDPEAAIVNKFQDRNYNRVRYTLVSYVVHDAVAGITFSPMRRTLLAMVEAAYAAINLEMHSGAHPRLGVVDHICFHPLAQATLEDAARVAKLVASDIGIGLQVPVFLYEAAHPNGKALDAVRRELGYYRPNFRGNQWAGWALPEILPEKPDEGPVHVTRARGITVIGASPWVDTYNVPVQSTDIPAIRQIARMVSGRGGGLPTVQALALVHGDDRIEIACMLLEPNQVGADQVQSQVEQIAAQEGLEVEKGYFTDFSQDMITERYMKLVYGE, from the exons ATGAAGATGGAGCCCAAAGACACCAAGCTCATATGCGTCAAGCTGTACATCTCTGAATCGCGCAACAGCTCAGCCCTCGACATGATCGAGCAAGCTTCCAAGATTGACCCCGAGGCTGCGATCGTGAACAAGTTCCAGGATCGGAACTATAACCGCGTCAGATACACGCTCGTCTCCTACGTCGTGCATGATGCCGTCGCCGGGATCACCTTCAGTCCCATGCGGCGAACCTTGTTGGCCATGGTGGAGGCAGCGTACGCTGCCATCAACCTCGAAATGCACTCCGGTGCTCACCCTCGGCTCGGCGTAGTCGACCACATCTGCTTCCACCCCTTGGCTCAAGCCACATTGGAAGATGCAGCTAGAGTTGCTAAGTTGGTGGCCTCTGACATCGGCATTGGGCTCCAAG TTCCAGTATTCCTATATGAAGCAGCCCATCCAAATGGCAAGGCCCTTGACGCCGTCAGGAGGGAACTGGGCTATTACCGGCCGAACTTCAGGGGAAACCAGTGGGCCGGATGGGCCCTGCCCGAGATCCTGCCAGAAAAACCCGACGAGGGCCCGGTCCATGTGACCCGGGCCAGGGGCATCACAGTAATTGGTGCAAGCCCATGGGTTGACACCTACAATGTGCCGGTCCAGTCCACCGACATTCCAGCGATCCGGCAAATCGCCCGGATGGTGAGCGGCCGGGGGGGCGGCCTTCCGACCGTCCAGGCACTTGCGCTTGTCCATGGCGACGACCGCATCGAGATCGCATGCATGCTGTTGGAACCCAACCAGGTTGGGGCAGACCAGGTCCAGAGTCAGGTTGAGCAGATTGCGGCCCAAGAGGGCCTGGAGGTAGAGAAAGGCTACTTCACAGATTTCTCACAAGATATGATCACAGAGAGATACATGAAACTAGTTTATGGTGAGTGA
- the LOC103695809 gene encoding glutamate formimidoyltransferase-like isoform X1, whose amino-acid sequence MDSHQGKKEKMKMEPKDTKLICVKLYISESRNSSALDMIEQASKIDPEAAIVNKFQDRNYNRVRYTLVSYVVHDAVAGITFSPMRRTLLAMVEAAYAAINLEMHSGAHPRLGVVDHICFHPLAQATLEDAARVAKLVASDIGIGLQVPVFLYEAAHPNGKALDAVRRELGYYRPNFRGNQWAGWALPEILPEKPDEGPVHVTRARGITVIGASPWVDTYNVPVQSTDIPAIRQIARMVSGRGGGLPTVQALALVHGDDRIEIACMLLEPNQVGADQVQSQVEQIAAQEGLEVEKGYFTDFSQDMITERYMKLVYGE is encoded by the exons ATGGATTCACACCAGGGGAAGAAG GAGAAGATGAAGATGGAGCCCAAAGACACCAAGCTCATATGCGTCAAGCTGTACATCTCTGAATCGCGCAACAGCTCAGCCCTCGACATGATCGAGCAAGCTTCCAAGATTGACCCCGAGGCTGCGATCGTGAACAAGTTCCAGGATCGGAACTATAACCGCGTCAGATACACGCTCGTCTCCTACGTCGTGCATGATGCCGTCGCCGGGATCACCTTCAGTCCCATGCGGCGAACCTTGTTGGCCATGGTGGAGGCAGCGTACGCTGCCATCAACCTCGAAATGCACTCCGGTGCTCACCCTCGGCTCGGCGTAGTCGACCACATCTGCTTCCACCCCTTGGCTCAAGCCACATTGGAAGATGCAGCTAGAGTTGCTAAGTTGGTGGCCTCTGACATCGGCATTGGGCTCCAAG TTCCAGTATTCCTATATGAAGCAGCCCATCCAAATGGCAAGGCCCTTGACGCCGTCAGGAGGGAACTGGGCTATTACCGGCCGAACTTCAGGGGAAACCAGTGGGCCGGATGGGCCCTGCCCGAGATCCTGCCAGAAAAACCCGACGAGGGCCCGGTCCATGTGACCCGGGCCAGGGGCATCACAGTAATTGGTGCAAGCCCATGGGTTGACACCTACAATGTGCCGGTCCAGTCCACCGACATTCCAGCGATCCGGCAAATCGCCCGGATGGTGAGCGGCCGGGGGGGCGGCCTTCCGACCGTCCAGGCACTTGCGCTTGTCCATGGCGACGACCGCATCGAGATCGCATGCATGCTGTTGGAACCCAACCAGGTTGGGGCAGACCAGGTCCAGAGTCAGGTTGAGCAGATTGCGGCCCAAGAGGGCCTGGAGGTAGAGAAAGGCTACTTCACAGATTTCTCACAAGATATGATCACAGAGAGATACATGAAACTAGTTTATGGTGAGTGA